One genomic window of Aethina tumida isolate Nest 87 chromosome 3, icAetTumi1.1, whole genome shotgun sequence includes the following:
- the LOC109605006 gene encoding paramyosin, whose product MMEFQEAQLVEQTRQETLEHGENEMAQQGEKENEQLDVSLSQTTDMDEDLMQMTKTSHCQQVLMMKSLEIAQIKAMTDIQMQELQSDMEESISKHRNLRSQLKETKIMRSNHAKSQIEHNNIIKDYTARLASIKPIMCSLKELVHNTDRENSKEKSALDDNWKKFKLAEDMKQLNERLKSVTEMKRNIVAEQTAALDNKQAILDANNAKIVAMEPPVDKMKSIILDIKAETDAHQVDNETLKEEREGLMRSLEVLKEELMNWEVVVEEEGLDDKTEEQVSDELEVASATLKEIQEKHLEDSCLLKFEERTAAELVAMKLGTEQDCVEHEKHLLELKDNLLAKQKSHDKADAELKEKLEQITKDVLQKRVQVNRQKEQKKDLKMKLCALKAEQDTLCDQRYALVQELRSSEGTLVSLQIEKVAQERAMNELKNDVGNLLKERDKLETLITDLENQITAIKESGTSTVESLQKEIETTKSDQLNSLEKVSKDIEYWSATSGYLDNKAKQMHEEHLKLQDEVKQAHDKMIKLQTVREINEARILQINTGLNRLDQGAGKTAGSKRGPSSTFSASGKKVKFTGVELSDESLKEQLSKVKTMETLIGEVKEKAPLDNVSDTTPYN is encoded by the exons ATGATGGAGTTTCAAGAGGCACAACTTGTCGAACAAACGAGGCAGGAAACGTTGGAGCACGGAGAAAACGAAATGGCTCAGCAAGGGGAAAAGGAAAACGAACAACTTGATGTTTCGTTGTCCCAAACGACTGATATGGACGAAGATTTGATGCAAATGACCAAAACTTCCCATTGTCAGCAAGTCTTGATGATGAAATCGTTGGAGATTGCCCAAATTAag GCTATGACCGACATTCAGATGCAAGAACTCCAGTCAGACATGGAAGAATCAATATCCAAACACAGGAACCTAAGATCCCAACTGAAGGAGACGAAGATAATGCGCAGCAACCACGCCAAATCTCAGATTGAGCACAACAACATCATAAAGGACTACACTGCACGTCTGGCCTCCATCAAACCCATCATGTGCAGCTTGAAGGAGCTCGTCCACAACACGGACCGGGAGAACAGCAAGGAAAAGTCTGCTCTGGATGACAACTGGAAGAAGTTCAAGCTGGCTGAGGATATGAAACAGTTGAATGAACGCTTAAAATCGGTTACCGAAATGAAAAGGAATATTGTGGCCGAACAGACGGCCGCCTTAGACAACAAGCAAGCAATTTTGGACGCCAATAACGCCAAAATAGTTGCCATGGAGCCGCCCGTAGACAAAATGAAATCTATAATCCTAGACATAAAGGCTGAAACTGATGCTCATCAAGTAGATAATGAGACCTTAAAGGAAGAGCGGGAAGGGTTGATGCGGAGCCTCGAAGTTTTGAAGGAAGAGCTTATGAATTGGGAAGTGGTGGTGGAGGAGGAGGGTTTGGATGACAAAACTGAGGAGCAAGTTTCTGATGAACTTGAAGTGGCGTCTGCCAC cttAAAAGAAATTCAAGAAAAGCACTTGGAAGACAGTTGTCTGCTCAAGTTTGAGGAGCGAACCGCGGCCGAATTGGTCGCCATGAAACTCGGCACGGAACAAGATTGTGTGGAGCATGAGAAACACCTGCTTGAACTAAAGGACAATTTGCTAGCCAAACAAAAGTCCCACGACAAAGCAGACGCTGAACTTAAGGAGAAACTTGAACAAATAACTAAGGACGTATTGCAAAAGAGGGTACAAGTTAATAGACAAAAAGAACAGAAAAAGGACCTAAAAATG AAACTCTGTGCCTTAAAGGCAGAACAGGACACGCTATGCGACCAAAGGTATGCGCTTGTCCAAGAACTGCGCAGTTCGGAGGGGACATTGGTTTCACTACAAATTGAGAAGGTGGCTCAAGAAAGGGCCATGAACGAGCTAAAAAATGATGTTGGAAATCTTCTCAAGGAACGAGACAAACTAGAAACACTCATAACAGATCTGGAGAATCAGATCACAGCAATTAAAGAAAGCGGGACCTCAACCGTTGAAAGTCTCCAGAAGGAGATCGAGACTACAAAGTCAGATCAGCTGAATTCCTTGGAAAAAGTGTCCAAAGATATCGAATACTGGTCCGCAACGTCCGGCTACTTGGACAACAAAGCCAAGCAGATGCACGAGGAGCATCTGAAGCTGCAAGATGAAGTCAAACAAGCACATGacaaaatgatcaaattacAAACCGTGCGTGAAATCAACGAGGCTCGCATCTTGCAGATCAACACTGGGTTGAACAGATTGGACCAGGGTGCCGGCAAAACTGCTGGGTCAAAGAGGGGCCCTTCCAGCACCTTTAGTGCCTCCGGGAAGAAGGTTAAGTTTACTGGAGTGGAGCTGTCGGACGAGTCCCTTAAGGAGCAGCTCTCGAAG GTAAAAACTATGGAGACTCTCATTGGGGAGGTCAAGGAGAAGGCTCCCTTGGACAACGTTTCAGATACAACTccttacaattaa
- the LOC109606581 gene encoding mannosyl-oligosaccharide 1,2-alpha-mannosidase IA-like isoform X1, translating to MSVTQILPVYHRIVNGVPVPFTRRSFRAKEKYVIFLVFVTFGLICFGTFFFLPEFRGSNGPADSMYKVYDQIKRAGPELLIPPPPHLEDSREAQKIVRHETDAQLDPHIIGDRQKLKAKIEQDSELKVLERPDLGVRKTSSTVGRLNVPNQVDENVGAEDLGPNYPVVVTVPPAMSDSYPLMKGGEDLAQQTRERRDKVKEMTKHAWDNYVRYAWGKNELRPISKRGHTGSIFGSMPIAATILDGLDTLYIMGMMDEFKQAKDFVANEFDVNTMANDVSVFEVNIRFVGGLLTCFAMTGDVMFRDKAQQIAQKLLPAFDTPTGIPNALVNFKTGTSKNYGWASGGSSILSEFGTLQLEFSYLSDVTGNPVYKQKVEHIRQFLQGLDKPNGLYPNYLNPKTGKWGQHHMSMGALGDSFYEYLLKAWLQTNKEDNEVRQMFDDAMQAVIKHMLHTSQNGMMYFAELKFDRPEHKMDHLGCFSGGLFALASHTLKNSMSDKYMEIAKNITNTCHESYDRSATKLGPEAFRFTEGSEARALKSSEKYYILRPEVIESYFYLYRLTKDEKYRDWGWEAVQALEKYCRVPGGYTGLKNVYSEDPQQDDVQQSFFIAEVLKYLYLLFSDDELFSLDKWVFNTEGHPLPIKGVNPYYREASP from the exons ATGAGCGTGACCCAAATACTACCCGTGTACCACCGGATCGTGAACGGCGTCCCGGTGCCGTTCACCCGCCGTTCCTTCCGGGCCAAGGAAAAATACGTAATATTCCTGGTGTTCGTCACCTTCGGCCTGATCTGCTTCGGCACGTTCTTCTTTTTGCCGGAGTTCAGGGGCTCGAACGGCCCCGCCGACAGTATGTACAAAGTGTACGATCAGATCAAAAGAGCGGGCCCGGAGCTGCTGATACCGCCGCCGCCGCATCTCGAGGACAGCCGCGAGGCCCAGAAGATAGTGCGGCACGAGACGGATGCTCAATTGGACCCGCACATCATTGGGGACCGGCAAAAGTTGAAGGCGAAGATCGAACAGGACTCGGAGCTGAAGGTGTTGGAACGGCCCGATTTGGGTGTCAGGAAGACGTCCTCGACGGTCGGTAGGTTGAACGTGCCGAATCAGGTGGACGAGAATGTGGGGGCGGAGGATTTGGGGCCCAATTATCCGGTGGTGGTGACCGTGCCGCCGGCCATGAGCGACAGTTATCCCCTGATGAAGGGGGGCGAGGACCTGGCCCAGCAGACCAGGGAGCGCAGGGACAAAGTCAAAGAG ATGACCAAACACGCCTGGGACAACTACGTGCGCTACGCCTGGGGCAAGAACGAGCTGAGACCGATCTCCAAACGTGGTCACACCGGCAGCATCTTCGGTTCCATGCCAATAGCCGCCACCATTCTGGACGGCCTGGACACCCTGTACATCATGGGGATGATGGACGAGTTCAAGCAGGCTAAGGACTTTGTCGCCAACGAATTCGACGTCAACACAATG GCCAACGATGTGTCGGTGTTCGAGGTGAACATCCGTTTCGTGGGTGGGTTATTGACGTGTTTCGCTATGACGGGCGACGTCATGTTCCGCGACAAGGCGCAACAGATTGCCCAGAAGTTGCTGCCCGCCTTCGACACGCCCACAGGCATCCCCAACGCCCTCGTCAACTTCAAAACAGGG ACAAGCAAGAACTACGGATGGGCCAGCGGCGGCTCCAGCATCCTCTCCGAATTCGGCACGCTCCAGCTGGAGTTCTCCTATCTGAGCGACGTGACCGGCAACCCGGTCTACAAGCAAAAGGTGGAGCACATCAGGCAGTTCCTCCAGGGCTTGGACAAGCCCAACGGCCTCTATCCCAACTATCTGAACCCCAAAACAGGAAAGTGGGGACAAC ATCACATGTCTATGGGGGCGCTGGGTGACAGCTTCTACGAGTACCTGCTGAAGGCGTGGCTCCAGACCAACAAGGAGGACAACGAGGTGCGTCAGATGTTCGACGACGCCATGCAGGCCGTCATCAAGCACATGCTCCACACGTCGCAGAACGGCATGATGTACTTCGCCGAACTGAAATTCGACCGCCCCGAACACAAAATGGACCACCTGGGCTGCTTCTCCG GAGGATTGTTCGCCCTGGCGTCCCACACCTTGAAGAACTCCATGTCCGACAAGTACATGGAGATAGCCAAGAACATCACCAACACCTGCCACGAGTCGTACGACAGATCCGCCACTAAACTGGGACCGGAGGCGTTCAGGTTCACCGAAGGCTCCGAGGCCAGAGCTCTGAAGAGCTCGGAGAAGTACTACATTCTGAGGCCGGAGGTGATCGAGTCGTACTTTTATCTGTACCGTCTGACCAAGGACGAGAAGTACAGGGACTGGGGCTGGGAGGCGGTGCAGGCGTTGGAGAAGTACTGTCGGGTGCCCGGCGGTTATACTGGGCTGAAGAACGTCTATTCGGAGGACCCGCAACAGGATGATGTGCAGCAGAGTTTCTTCATCGCGGAAGTTCTCAAG TATTTGTACCTACTCTTCTCCGACGACGAGCTGTTCTCGCTGGACAAGTGGGTGTTCAACACCGAGGGCCACCCCCTGCCCATCAAAGGTGTGAACCCCTACTACCGGGAGGCCTCCCCGTAA
- the LOC109605005 gene encoding catalase-like, which yields MSKNQATPASRQLELWYDKYQETQKDEHSTNDSGIALPYKDSSITVGKYGPIVLTDWDMIEQLAHFARERIPERVVHAKGAGAFGYFEVTDDITDLTVSKVFDRVGKRTPIAVRFSQVAGNLGSADTVRDPRGFAIKFYTEEGIWDLVGNNTPVFFMRDPILFPMFIHSQKRNPVTNTRDWNMFWDYLSLRPESLHQVLILFSDRGIPDGHRHQNGYGSHTFSLIGPNRKLTWVKFIYKTDQGIKNLEPEQANALAGTQPDYALEDLYNAIASGNYPSWTFYIQTMTPEQVKQVNFNPFDITKVWPKKQFPLKKVGRFVLNRNPANYFAEVEQLAFQPSNLTPGIGASPDRLLQGRMFSYPDAHRYRLGVNYNEIPVNCPFRVRNFQRDGKMVINNQGGAPNYHPNSFGGPEVEPGAQNGTNPPANVCGDETYFDLVDDDNYSQPKCMYENVLDAGARSRLAENIAGTLVNVTVQGIIDRVIDQFTKVHPELGQNIQKALEKVQV from the exons ATGTCGAAGAACCAGGCGACACCGGCCAGCCGGCAACTGGAGCTGTGGTACGACAAATACCAG GAGACACAAAAGGATGAACATTCGACGAACGACTCGGGCATCGCCCTCCCCTACAAGGACTCCAGCATCACGGTGGGCAAATACGGCCCGATCGTGCTCACCGATTGGGACATGATAGAACAGCTCGCCCACTTCGCGAGGGAGCGCATCCCCGAACGTGTGGTCCACGCGAAGGGTGCCGGAGCGTTCGGCTACTTCGAAGTCACCGACGACATCACCGATCTGACCGTGTCGAAAGTGTTCGACAGGGTGGGGAAACGCACCCCGATTGCGGTCAGGTTTTCGCAGGTGGCGGGCAATCTCGGCTCCGCCGACACCGTCAGGGATCCCAGAG GTTTCGCCATAAAATTCTACACGGAAGAAGGAATATGGGACTTAGTAGGAAACAACACCCCCGTATTTTTCATGCGGGACCCCATTTTGTTCCCAATGTTCATCCACAGCCAAAAACGCAACCCCGTCACCAACACCAGGGACTGGAACATGTTCTGGGACTACTTAAGCTTGAGACCTGAGTCTTTGCACCAAGTCCTGATATTGTTCTCGGACAGAGGAATCCCAGATGGTCACAGACACCAGAACGGTTATGGCTCTCATACTTTTTCACTCATTGGACCAAACAGAAAGTTGACTTGGGTGAAATTCATTTACAAAACTGATCAGG GAATAAAGAATTTGGAACCGGAACAGGCCAATGCCTTGGCTGGTACCCAACCAGATTATGCCCTTGAGGATCTGTACAACGCCATCGCCAGCGGAAACTACCCCTCGTGGACGTTCTACATCCAAACCATGACCCCGGAACAGGTCAAACAGGTGAACTTCAACCCGTTCGACATCACCAAAGTGTGGCCCAAGAAGCAATTTCCGCTTAAGAAGGTCGGGCGGTTTGTTTTGAATCGCAATCCGGCGAATTACTTCGCCGAAGTTGAACAACTCGCCTTCCAACCCAGCAATTTGACTCCAG GAATCGGCGCATCACCGGACAGACTCTTGCAAGGCCGGATGTTCTCCTACCCGGACGCCCACCGCTACCGCCTCGGCGTCAACTACAACGAGATCCCGGTCAACTGCCCGTTCCGCGTGCGCAACTTTCAACGCGACGGCAAAATGGTGATCAACAATCAAGGCGGCGCCCCCAACTACCACCCGAACAGCTTCGGCGGTCCGGAGGTGGAGCCGGGCGCCCAGAACGGCACCAACCCGCCGGCCAACGTGTGCGGCGACGAGACCTACTTCGACTTGGTGGACGACGACAACTACAGCCAGCCCAAGTGCATGTACGAGAACGTCCTGGACGCTGGCGCGAGGTCGAGGCTGGCCGAGAACATCGCCGGCACTTTGGTCAACGTCACCGTCCAGGGTATCATCGATCGGGTCATCGATCAGTTCACCAAAGTGCACCCGGAGTTGGGGCAGAACATACAGAAGGCGTTGGAAAAAGTACAAGTTTAA
- the LOC109606581 gene encoding mannosyl-oligosaccharide alpha-1,2-mannosidase IA-like isoform X2, with the protein MGKYVVAGFGSSLMVMAMTSVYLSRQSGSVDNSTVVEGVVVDGANLSSAEQSAYYYEWFGGERESDVRFKREKIKEMTKHAWDNYVRYAWGKNELRPISKRGHTGSIFGSMPIAATILDGLDTLYIMGMMDEFKQAKDFVANEFDVNTMANDVSVFEVNIRFVGGLLTCFAMTGDVMFRDKAQQIAQKLLPAFDTPTGIPNALVNFKTGTSKNYGWASGGSSILSEFGTLQLEFSYLSDVTGNPVYKQKVEHIRQFLQGLDKPNGLYPNYLNPKTGKWGQHHMSMGALGDSFYEYLLKAWLQTNKEDNEVRQMFDDAMQAVIKHMLHTSQNGMMYFAELKFDRPEHKMDHLGCFSGGLFALASHTLKNSMSDKYMEIAKNITNTCHESYDRSATKLGPEAFRFTEGSEARALKSSEKYYILRPEVIESYFYLYRLTKDEKYRDWGWEAVQALEKYCRVPGGYTGLKNVYSEDPQQDDVQQSFFIAEVLKYLYLLFSDDELFSLDKWVFNTEGHPLPIKGVNPYYREASP; encoded by the exons ATGGGGAAGTACGTGGTGGCCGGTTTCGGCAGCTCGCTGATGGTGATGGCCATGACCAGCGTCTATTTGAGCAGACAGTCGGGGTCGGTTGATAATTCGACGGTGGTCGAGGGTGTTGTCGTGGACGGTGCGAATTTGTCGTCGGCCGAACAGAGTGCTTATTATTATGAGTGGTTTGGAGGTGAACGTGAGTCGGACGTCCGTTTCAAACGGGAGAAGATCAAAGAG ATGACCAAACACGCCTGGGACAACTACGTGCGCTACGCCTGGGGCAAGAACGAGCTGAGACCGATCTCCAAACGTGGTCACACCGGCAGCATCTTCGGTTCCATGCCAATAGCCGCCACCATTCTGGACGGCCTGGACACCCTGTACATCATGGGGATGATGGACGAGTTCAAGCAGGCTAAGGACTTTGTCGCCAACGAATTCGACGTCAACACAATG GCCAACGATGTGTCGGTGTTCGAGGTGAACATCCGTTTCGTGGGTGGGTTATTGACGTGTTTCGCTATGACGGGCGACGTCATGTTCCGCGACAAGGCGCAACAGATTGCCCAGAAGTTGCTGCCCGCCTTCGACACGCCCACAGGCATCCCCAACGCCCTCGTCAACTTCAAAACAGGG ACAAGCAAGAACTACGGATGGGCCAGCGGCGGCTCCAGCATCCTCTCCGAATTCGGCACGCTCCAGCTGGAGTTCTCCTATCTGAGCGACGTGACCGGCAACCCGGTCTACAAGCAAAAGGTGGAGCACATCAGGCAGTTCCTCCAGGGCTTGGACAAGCCCAACGGCCTCTATCCCAACTATCTGAACCCCAAAACAGGAAAGTGGGGACAAC ATCACATGTCTATGGGGGCGCTGGGTGACAGCTTCTACGAGTACCTGCTGAAGGCGTGGCTCCAGACCAACAAGGAGGACAACGAGGTGCGTCAGATGTTCGACGACGCCATGCAGGCCGTCATCAAGCACATGCTCCACACGTCGCAGAACGGCATGATGTACTTCGCCGAACTGAAATTCGACCGCCCCGAACACAAAATGGACCACCTGGGCTGCTTCTCCG GAGGATTGTTCGCCCTGGCGTCCCACACCTTGAAGAACTCCATGTCCGACAAGTACATGGAGATAGCCAAGAACATCACCAACACCTGCCACGAGTCGTACGACAGATCCGCCACTAAACTGGGACCGGAGGCGTTCAGGTTCACCGAAGGCTCCGAGGCCAGAGCTCTGAAGAGCTCGGAGAAGTACTACATTCTGAGGCCGGAGGTGATCGAGTCGTACTTTTATCTGTACCGTCTGACCAAGGACGAGAAGTACAGGGACTGGGGCTGGGAGGCGGTGCAGGCGTTGGAGAAGTACTGTCGGGTGCCCGGCGGTTATACTGGGCTGAAGAACGTCTATTCGGAGGACCCGCAACAGGATGATGTGCAGCAGAGTTTCTTCATCGCGGAAGTTCTCAAG TATTTGTACCTACTCTTCTCCGACGACGAGCTGTTCTCGCTGGACAAGTGGGTGTTCAACACCGAGGGCCACCCCCTGCCCATCAAAGGTGTGAACCCCTACTACCGGGAGGCCTCCCCGTAA